Genomic DNA from Prunus persica cultivar Lovell chromosome G1, Prunus_persica_NCBIv2, whole genome shotgun sequence:
aaaaaagacCCTTTAGAGAGGAAATTGCTAGGTTTAATACAACAATGAAACCaacttttataaataattattggATCTGATTACAATATTATATGCTAATTATCCGTTGAATACCACAATAAAACCTTTAATTCTAGCCTCCTTACTTAGGCTCTTTTACCATTTCAACTTTTCCGTTCAAGTCACATTGCTTGAAAACTTCGACCTTTTTGTACTTATACCAAGATGCACAGATCAAATAAGCTACAAAATTCAGTACACTCAGCCCCGCCAACAACCAGTAGAAATAATTCAACTTGTCTCTGTTCAAGTTATTACTGGCCAGCCACCCTCCGCTGACTTTATtgaccacctccaccaccattgAGCTCAAGAAGTAGCCAAATGCTATCGAACACCATGAGATGGCTGTGCTCAGTGACTTCATACCAGCTGCGCTCTCAGCATAGAAAAACTCCAAGAGCCCTACCAAAGTAAACATATCTGCTGCTCCAAAAATAGCATACTGCAAGCCCAGCCAAAACACGCTCATCGGCAGAGGCTCAATACTGTCCACCATGTTGTGTTCAATGGCCACAGATTTTCTGCGAGTCTCTATGAGCGCAGCAACCGCCATGGAAATAACTGAGAGCACCAACCCAACCGCGATCCGCTGAAGGTGTCGTATCCCAGTTGGAATTCCAGTGAATTTTCGAGCAATTGGCACAAAAACTCTGTCGTATATTGGGATGAGAAAGAACATAACCAGTAAAGGGATTACTGGGATTGATGGGCCGGGAATTTTGAAGCCAAGGATATGCGTGTCCATGGTATTGCTTTGTTGGACTGAGAAGGTCTGAAGCTGTGCCAAGCACGTGTTCATGAAGACAGTACTGAATATGATTGGGAGCATGCGAATTAGGAGCTTTGTTTCTTCAACTTGTGTGACTGTGCACAGGTTCCAGGATCCATGAGCTTTAGATGTTGAAGAACCATCAGCAGCAGTGGCACCAAAGACTGCCGCCCGGTCCAAGAATCTgcaaaattatatttactaTTAAGCTTATTTGAAGTAGGACTGTAGGAGGGGGCTGGATTTCAAAGTGTAGTTATTTTAATGTACCTGAATTGATCTGTTCTCTGaagaatttcattttgttccCCTGCTTCTTTGTCATGGATCTCATATAGCTCATCTGCATTCTCCGGAATTCGAAGCTTTCGGTTTTTGGTAGCAGCCACAAGAACCTGaacattcaaaaacaaaactacatATCAATATTGAGGAACCAATAAATTTATGAGCATATATAACAGAGCAGAGTGATGCAGTGCAGGGGACCAATTATTGACACAAAACTTGTGGCTACCTGTAGGATACTTAGGAGGGGGCTGCCCTTGGGAACATTGTTTCTGTACAGAGACTTTCCCATGCACACAAACACAACAGCAAAGAAGACTGCCATGGTGCACAAACCGAAGGCCAAGTCCCAGCCCCGGTTCGAGCTTATCCATACAACAACGGTGACACCAAACATGGCTCCAATGGTGAGGCTGAACAAGAACCAGTTGAAGAAGCTCGACAACTGTGCTCCCCCGTTCGGGTCCTTCTCATCGAATTGGTCAGCTCCCAAAGCTGGTAAAGCCGACTTGACGCCGCTGGTGCCTAATGCAATTAGGTAGAGGCCAGTGTAAAGGATCGCAAGTTGGTTTGTGTCTGCAGCCTCGCATGTTTGGCCTGGTGTAACATTTTGGCATGGGAACGGTCTTAGCTGGTGGAAGTGTGC
This window encodes:
- the LOC109946574 gene encoding protein NRT1/ PTR FAMILY 4.5-like, producing MGICGGFKGQPKQAARLGGNRAALFVYATEGLENMSFVANAVSLVTYFYGYMNLSLTKSATTLTNFMGTAFMLTLVGGFISDTYWSRFKTCVVFGFIELLGLGLLTVQAHFHQLRPFPCQNVTPGQTCEAADTNQLAILYTGLYLIALGTSGVKSALPALGADQFDEKDPNGGAQLSSFFNWFLFSLTIGAMFGVTVVVWISSNRGWDLAFGLCTMAVFFAVVFVCMGKSLYRNNVPKGSPLLSILQVLVAATKNRKLRIPENADELYEIHDKEAGEQNEILQRTDQFRFLDRAAVFGATAADGSSTSKAHGSWNLCTVTQVEETKLLIRMLPIIFSTVFMNTCLAQLQTFSVQQSNTMDTHILGFKIPGPSIPVIPLLVMFFLIPIYDRVFVPIARKFTGIPTGIRHLQRIAVGLVLSVISMAVAALIETRRKSVAIEHNMVDSIEPLPMSVFWLGLQYAIFGAADMFTLVGLLEFFYAESAAGMKSLSTAISWCSIAFGYFLSSMVVEVVNKVSGGWLASNNLNRDKLNYFYWLLAGLSVLNFVAYLICASWYKYKKVEVFKQCDLNGKVEMVKEPK